A single Fundulus heteroclitus isolate FHET01 unplaced genomic scaffold, MU-UCD_Fhet_4.1 scaffold_445, whole genome shotgun sequence DNA region contains:
- the LOC118556319 gene encoding biogenesis of lysosome-related organelles complex 1 subunit 1: MLSRLLKEHQAKQNERKELQEKRRREAITAATCLTEALVDHLNVGVAQAYVNQRKLDHEVKTLQVQASQFSKQTAQWISMVEGFNQALKEIGDVENWARSIEMDMRTIATALEYVHKGQPQSTCS, translated from the exons ATGTTGTCTCGGCTTCTGAAGGAGCACCAAGCGAAGCAAAATGAGCGGAAGGAACTGCAAG AGAAACGCAGACGTGAAGCGATCACTGCTGCCACATGTCTAACTGAAGCCCTGGTAGATCACCTGAACGTAGG CGTTGCTCAGGCGTACGTAAACCAACGCAAACTAGACCATGAGGTTAAGACACTCCAAGTTCAGGCGAGCCAGTTCTCCAAGCAAACTGCTCAGTGGATCAGCATGGTGGAGGGATTCAATCAGGCATTAAAG GAGATTGGAGATGTTGAGAACTGGGCCCGCAGCATCGAGATGGACATGAGGACAATCGCCACCGCCCTGGAGTATGTACACAAGGGGCAGCCCCAGTCTACCTGCTCGTAA
- the LOC118560536 gene encoding E3 ubiquitin-protein ligase Itchy-like — MKAQLQVTVLSAKLRENKKNWFGPSPYVEVAVDGESKRTEKCSNTHSPKWKQALTVIVTPVSKLIFRVWSHQTLKADILLGMATLSISAALKANDLKLCEVVQTLQLSSDRDPHDIVGDLSVCLDGLQVDPEAFALAEREQAPLTNGNAKQNGNTSNRSSRDTSPSSGSDDWVIVPNGLTVSGRGSPSPSAGGSTSARPPRPARPPPPTPQKPGASPSSSSSSSPSELSEAPASDGSSQASASGGSDQPDEAGARAAAAVSSQTASGGPKPPGAVTAPPAVTPPRINPLNNVPLPPGWEQRVDQNGRVYYVDHIEKRTTWERPEPLPTGWERRVDPMGRVYYVDHITRTTTWQRPTQESVRNYEEWQNQRSQLQGAMHQFNQRFIYGLQDQFAAASTKEFDPLGPLPHGWEKRTDTNGRVYFVHHPTRTTQWEDPRTQGLLNDKPLPEGWEMRFTVDGIPYFVDHNRRTTTYIDPRTGKSSLENGPQITYVRDFKAKVQYFRFWCQQLSMPQHIKITVSRKSLFEDSFQQIMSFHPQDLRRRLWIIFPGEEGLDYGGVAREWFFLLSHEVLNPMYCLFEYAGKDNYCLQINPASSINPDHLKYFKFIGRFIAMALFHGKFIDTGFSLPFYKRILNKPLALKDLESIDPEFYNSLIWIKDNNIEECGLEMFFSVDKEILGEVSTHELKPDGGNIQVTEENKEEYIRLVAEWRLSRGVEEQTQAFFEGFNEVLPQQYLQYFDAKELEVMLCGMQEIDLVDWQRNTIYRHYARSSKQILWFWQFVKEMDNEKRMRLLQFVTGTCRLPVGGFADLMGSNGPQKFCIEKVGKENWLPRSHTCFNRLDLPPYKSYEQLKEKLMFAIEETEGFGQE, encoded by the exons ATGAAGGCCCAATTGCAAGTCACAG TGCTTTCAGCTAAGCTaagggaaaacaaaaagaactggTTTGGTCCCAGTCCATACGTCGAGGTAGCTGTGGACGGCGAGTCAAAGAGAACAGAGAAATGCAGCAACACCCACAGTCCCAAATGGAAGCAGGCCCTCACTGT AATTGTGACGCCAGTCAGCAAACTCATCTTTCGTGTTTGGAGTCATCAGACGCTGAAGGCGGATATTCTGTTGGGCATGGCCACCCTGAGCATCAGCGCAGCCCTCAAAGCCAATGACCTTAAAT TGTGTGAGGTGGTGCAGACGCTGCAGCTGTCCTCTGACAGAGACCCCCACGATATTGTCGGGGACCTCTCGGTGTGTCTGGACGGCCTGCAGGTCGACCCGGAAGCTTTTGCCCTGGCAGAGAGGGAGCAAG CACCTCTTACAAAtggaaatgcaaaacaaaacggcaATACAAGCAACAG ATCAAGCAGGGACACGTCTCCATCCAGTGGCTCAGACGACTGGGTAATTGTACCCAATGGTCTTACTGTCAGCGGTAGAGGTTCTCCTTCTCCGTCTGCAGGGGGCTCCACCTCTGCACGTCCTCCTCGGCCTGCCAGACCTCCCCCTCCTACGCCACAAAAACCTGGTGCCTCACCAA GCTCTTCCAGTAGTTCTTCGCCCAGTGAGCTGAGTGAAGCACCAGCCTCCGATGGCTCCTCTCAGGCGTCTGCAAGCGGGGGTTCAGACCAGCCCGACGAGGCGGGAGCACGAGCAGCAGCGGCCGTTTCCTCACAGACGGCAAGTGGTGGTCCCAAACCGCCTGGCGCTGTAACAGCCCCTCCAGCCGTAACACCTCCCAGAATCAACCCCCTCAACAACGTCCCCCTGCCGCCAGG GTGGGAGCAGAGAGTGGACCAGAATGGACGAGTGTATTATGTGGACCACATTGAGAAACGGACAACATGGGAGAGGCCTGAGCCTCTGCCTACAGG CTGGGAGCGAAGGGTCGACCCGATGGGTAGAGTATACTATGTTGACCACATAACACGAACCACAACTTGGCAACGGCCCACTCAGGAGTCGGTGCGTAACTACGAGGAGTGGCAGAACCAGCGCAGCCAGCTCCAGGGAGCAATGCACCAGTTTAACCAAAGGTTCATTTACGGG CTGCAAGACCAGTTTGCAGCCGCATCTACGAAAGAGTTTGACCCCCTGGGACCTCTGCCACATGGCTGGg agAAGAGAACAGACACAAATGGCAGAGTGTATTTTGTTCATCATCCAACTCGGACGACACAGTGGGAGGACCCAAGGACACAGGG ACTTCTGAATGACAAACCTCTGCCTGAAGGCTGGGAGATGAGGTTCACTGTGGACGGTATTCCCTACTTTGTGGACCACAACCGGAGAACAACTACCTACATTGACCCCCGGACGGGCAAATCTTCCCT tgagaATGGCCCACAGATCACTTACGTTAGGGACTTCAAAGCCAAAGTGCAATACTTCAGGTTTTGGTGTCAG CAATTATCGATGCCTCAGCATATCAAGATTACCGTCTCCAGGAAAAGCTTGTTTGAGGATTCATTTCAGCAG ATCATGAGCTTTCACCCACAAGACCTGAGGCGGAGACTGTGGATTATCTTCCCTGGAGAGGAAGGCTTGGACTACGGAGGCGTGGCCAG GGAATGGTTCTTCCTGCTCTCCCATGAAGTGCTAAATCCCATGTACTGTTTGTTTGAGTACGCCGGAAAGGACAACTACTGTCTTCAGATCAACCCGGCTTCTTCCATCAATCCGGATCATCTCAAATACTTCAAGTTCATAGGGCGCTTCATTGCTATG gCCTTGTTCCATGGAAAGTTCATTGACACGGGATTCTCACTGCCTTTCTACAAGCGGATTTTGAACAAACCCCTGGCTCTTAAAGACTTGGAGTCTATAGATCCAGAATTTTATAATTCACTCATTTGGATCAA GGACAATAATATAGAGGAATGTGGTCTGGAGATGTTCTTCTCCGTTGACAAGGAGATCCTGGGAGAGGTCAGTACTCATGAGCTGAAACCAGATGGAGGAAACATTCAAGTAACTGAGGAAAACAAGGAGGAGTACATCag GTTAGTGGCAGAGTGGAGGCTGTCCAGAGGTGTGGAGGAGCAGACCCAGGCCTTCTTTGAGGGCTTCAATGAAGTTCTTCCTCAGCAGTACCTTCAGTACTTTGATGCAAAGGAGTTGGAG gtaatgCTTTGTGGGATGCAGGAGATTGATCTGGTTGACTGGCAGAGAAACACGATTTACAGACATTATGCCCGGAGCAGCAAGCAGATACTGTGGTTCTGGCAG TTTGTGAAGGAGATGGACAACGAAAAGCGAATGAGACTCCTGCAGTTTGTCACCGGCACCTGCCGTCTTCCCGTGGGAGGCTTTGCCGATTTGATGG GAAGCAATGGTCCACAGAAGTTTTGCATTGAGAAAGTGGGGAAAGAAAACTGGCTTCCACGAAGCCACACATG CTTCAATCGTCTAGACCTTCCTCCTTATAAGAGCTACgagcagctgaaggagaaaCTCATGTTCGCCATCGAGGAGACAGAAGGATTTGGGCAGGAATAA